The DNA window CAACCTTGCTCTGAGGGGCTGTTGATAAGATCAAGGGTTTGGCCAATCTCGGGCTCTGATAAGTGCTctacagagaagagacagagaaacccaTCAAAGCAGAGGTCTGTGAACGAGGGGCTGGAGCTCCCCAAGCTTTGGGGAAGCTGGATGTGGACTCTGAGAGGTAGCAAGAATAGGGAGGAAATAAGGGTTCCTCCAGCTGGTAAGTAAAAGATCCTGAATCTTCTGACAGCTCACATTATTACTGCACTCTACGAAATGTGAGGGAGCATGTGGCCAAAgactatcattcccattttacagacaaggaaaaggcagcccaagggcacacaggtagCAGGTGATTAGCATAAGATTCAAACcctgctctgggggcagctaggtggcacagtggatagagcacccagccctggagtcaggagtacctgagttcaaatccgggcctcagacatttaaacacttactagctagctgcggaccctgggcaagtcacttaaccccaattgcctcactaaaaacaaaacaaaacagattcaaACCTGCTCTCTAGGCTTCAAGTGCAGCGGCCTTCCCACTCTGTTCCATCTGTGTCTGAATGAATCCCTTCATACTGATTATACAATGGATGGAATTGGACGACCAGAACCCAAACTCCACCATTATTACCAGAGACAGGGAAGCAGCTTGCACTACTCCTATCTCTCTCCTACATATCATTATGCCCTTCTGTGATTTCTTTTCACCCTCAAGACTAGCAGGGATTCCTTTTTAATATAATCTGAGGGAAAACCACTCGTGGAGGTTGAACAAAGGAGGAGGTCTGCCCCAAACCAAGCAATCCGGGCTTAAAGATGGGCAGGCCCTATGCCATGGTGGGGACACTAGAATTACATAAGGGGATTTGAAAGATAGTCTTAGTCCCCACTCTTTGATTTGGAGGTGGAAGGATCCTTGGAGATCCTCATTTTGCACAAGAGAAAACAGACCCCAAAAGAATGCATTGGAGCCAGCatgagaacccaggtcttctctgcTTGCCTTACCTGTAGGAAGAGTTCAATGAGGTTCAGGTAATAGGGCTGCCCACGGCAGTAGTGCTTCAGCAGGCGGTAGACACAGGCTTCCAACAACATGGCATCATTGATGGCATCCAAGCCAATGTCGGGCTGTGTCAAGGGAGAAGGCAAGGGGGTTGGTCTCTGACACAGCAGACTGAAGACCTTAGTACCCAAGGCATGGAACCAGAGGTTGCACTTACAGGGTGATGACAATCATCTCTGCCATTTCTCCAGCATACCCATTAGCAAACCTACTCTCCACCTGCCCAGTCTCGACTCCCTGGCTCCTGCTGCTCTTCTCCCTGGGGCATCTCCAGAACTTATTTACCTTCTTATACCAGCATGGCTGTCCCCGGCGGGTAAGAGAAGCATCCATGATGTCATCTGTTACTAGGAAGAAAGCCTGgagctagagaaagaagagacgCAGAGAATGTAAGGTTCCTCTACCCCACCAGACAAAGCTCAGAATGGAGTGATTATCTCATCACAGGCCTTCCCCGATGTGCTTCGTCAAGCAAACCTAAGATTCCCAGTCTGTACATGGCGTTCTAAAATGAATTCCTTTTTGTGTCTCCATTGTAAGAGCCCTATTTAGTGCTTTAAAATCTCTGGACAATTGTCAATGTGGTAGGATGGTTATTAAGCAACCTTATAAACTTGCAAGAAGGTCAAGTGATCATTTGGCACTTGGGACATCAACCAGAGAGCCTGAAACAGCGAATGTGGATTTTATACCTTTTGccagtgttttaaaattttcaccaAAACATAAAACTCTAGAAATAATCTTTAAGAATTcttacccagggggcagctaggtaacacagtggatagagcaccggccctggagtcaggaggacctgagttcaaatccggcctcagatacttgacacttaccagctgtgtgaccctgggcaagtcacttaactctcattgcccctccaaaaaaaaaaaaaaaaagaattgttacccaaagggcagctagatggcacagtggatagagcaccagccctggattcaggaggacctgagttcaaatccaacctcagacacttaacaattactagatgtgtgaccctaggcaagtcacttaaccccaattgcctcagagagacagacagacagacagacagacacacacacacacacacacacacagaattgttACCTAAAATGGGGATCTTTACTCTCAATAAGAGGACTTTTATTGCTAATATTGAAACATGGCCTTTGTAATTCCATAAATCTGAAAATGGAGTTTTCTAGtttgaaaattaggaaaataagttTTTCAGAAGACCCGTGCTCCCCAACTTCCctctataacaaaaaaaaattctaaccagGTTTTTCAACTAGAAAGTTTATATCCCACAAACTACATAGTCTATAAATGCAGAAACACCCAAATGTACGCCAAAATAAACTTTTAGGCACAGATTTAAATCTCCTTACACCATGCTCATCTTCTACCACCcatctatcccaaagacatctcactCAGGAGCCTCAGGATTTCTCAATCTCTCCTCCTGAGAGGGCTTCACTACCCTCTGAATCTTACCAGCTCCCACACACCAGCCCACTGCCAGTGCTCTCTGCAGGACTGTCGGCATCCTGCTTTCGGGGTTCCACTAGCTCCCGGAATACCATGAGCACTGACAAGCCTCGGTTGTATTTTCCCCCGATGGCATTGTACTCTAGGATCTGCAGGGCAAAAAGTTGGAAGAGAAAAAGTTAGGAGGAAAGAACATTGAGCATTATGGCCCATCTCTTCCCCCCTAATCCCCCAAGTTCTACTCATCACTCCTTAACAAGGTTGCAAATGAAAATTCAGAATCTAATATGTTTCGCCTAGTCAAGCTGCATTGCTTCTCAGTtccagagtgaaaaaaaaaacatgccttATTCCCTCATTGTTTTCCCAGTACCTCACATGGGAGAAGTCTTCTCATTGTTATgtttgaaaattaaggtaaaGGGGGCACAAGTTCCTAGAATATACAATTTATTGACAAACCAtgaatttatcaaatatatacttAGCTGCTTCAATAAAGCTAAGACCCCATTATGggattaagaacatttttattgtttttagggAAAAACCGGAGAACAAAAGGACAGACTTGAGTAGAAGGGGAAGACAATGTGACTGGTTACAGGATGAGGGAGAGGCGCGCGGGTGGGACAAGGGACAACATGATTTGGTTACGTCACGGACAGTGGGTTAATACCACTAAGGAGCTAGTGACCCCACTTTCCCTTTGTCATTAAGGAATGCTGAAATGCCTGAGTGATTTCTGGGATTCATCTACAATGTTGTGGATCTGAATTAGCCGACTCCCTGGTGCCTAAAAAAAATTTGTTAGGAAGATAACTGGCTTTCCTGTAATGGTGCAAAGAACAGTTTGGGGGACAATATATCCTTTCAAGCTAATTCCAAAACTTAGAGATAACGCCAGATATTTTGGTATTTATCCAATAGCTAATGGTATAGAAGATGACTTTTGATTACAGACTTATGGtcaggctaggtggtgcagtggatagagcacagtgaATCTGGAATTGGACACTTCCtagcctctgtgaccctgggcaagtcacttagccctttttacctcagttcctgatctgtaaaataagctagagaaggaaatagtaaacccctccagtatctctgctgaggaaaaacccaaatgaggtcatgaagagttggacatgactgaaacattgagcaagacactttttttttttttttgtcagagcactgagggttaagtgatttgcccagggtcacacagctagtaagtgtcaagtgtctgaagctggatttgaactcaggtcctcctgaatccagggccggtgctctatcactgcgccacctagctgcccaactgaaaggggaaaatgaattcCTGAACTTAACtaaaggaaataggaaggggaTTTAGGTAAATACAGAATCGAttacaatatgaaataaatatgattaCAAATCATTTACAACGTAGAATTGATTTGACTTTCTCACCATGGACCACTGCCCAGTCACCCATGGAGCCATCCCAGACTCTTTTTCCCATAACCCATATatacaatcagttgtcaaattctGTCTGCCTTAACATATTTTGAATCCACCTTTCCCGACATGGCCACCTCTCTTATTCAGGTCATTAGGACTCTTTGGCCTAACGAATAGGCTTCTGATCTGTTTCTCTCACCCTACTTTCTCGcctctccagttcatcctccatacAGTTACCaacataatcttcctaaagccGAGGTCTAACCATGTTATTTTCCTGTTCAAACCCAGCTGGAACTCCCCAGCGTCTCTTGCACATTCCCTAGGGCTCATTCTAGACTCTTCCCTCAAAGCCATACCCAGTGTCTCACCTCCTTGAGCCTGGCCATGACATCTCCCACCTCAGGATGCTCTATCCCATCTTCTGTCAGGATCTTTACAATCTGAGAGAAATGCTGGACAAAGTTTTGCTTCTCTTGGGCAAAAACTGATTTCTGATCTCCATTCATTCTACAGAGAAAAGGGGTCAGGGTTGGGGAAATACAGGATAGAGTCATAAACCTAAGTGGTAGTTCATTAGACCCACCCCCACCCTTGCCCTCTAAGTCCCAaatacccacacacacatacactcaccgAGGTTCCTCTCTCCGAGATTGGCACCAGTGGCGAGCACTGTGCTGGGCCCCCAGGGCTGGGCCCCCATTTTCCAGAGAGGGTTGCCATGGGGAACCCAGTTGCCTCTCCCAGGGCACCCAGCGGGGAGCTGGAAGCAGGAGGGCCCCTGCAGATCTCAGCCAGCGGGCTGGGGGCATCGTAGGGATagcaggggaaggggggggcacCAGGTACTCCCTGCAGAGGGGCAAGGACTGGAGGCAGATGCACAGTGGTAACTCCCCCAGCCCATTTCCCACCCTACTCTCTAAGTTGCTGTTCAGTTAGGCAGACAATATTCTGTTCAGTTAGGCAGACAATATTCTGTCCCCCTTGGTGGGGAAGGGGTGTAGACAGAGGAGGCAGGAAGGCACACAATGTttggaaagaaaagcaaagaatctGCTCTTGAGACGTTACAGACTAGTTGGTGAGACAGGACATgactacaagaaatgacaaagtcATTATTGTAATAGATCCATAAGCTGTAAAAGTGTGCAGTGTAGAGTGTGTGGCACAAAATAGAGAACCCTAAATTCTTAGAATTGGAAGATCATCTCGCCTAATCTCAAGCgcagtgagaaaactgaagcctggaaAGGGCAATGTTTGGAGTCTATGTCAGAGCTAAACCAGAATCAAGCCTCTGGCTAGTGCCCTTTTCATGGCAAATGGATGATCTATGTTGGGTAAGTTTATCAGGACAAATTTCCTGGGGAAAGTGGGCTTTGATTCACTTTCTGTATGTGAAGAAGTGCAGGGGATGTATGGTAGAAAGTCATTAGTGTGGTACTGGCAAAGGATTTATGTCCTAGGCAAGGGGTGGGGGAAATAGGAGAGGGCAAGGATGAGATACATAGTGGCATTATGGGGtaggaaaaggagagatgagGGAAAGACCTGGAATGCAGATAGCTCTACAAGATGCACTAGTGTGAGGAAAGGACCCTTTAAGAGACCTAGAAAGGACCTGGAAGGACTCTCTTAAGTCCTCTCTAAGGACTGCAGGGGACTCTCTAGGGGATACAAGTAGACAATGGGCTCTTTAAGGGATGCAAGGTGGTGATGGGCAGGAGAAGTCCCTGTTACTTGGAGTGCAGATGGCCCGGAGAGTTCTCTAGGGGATAGCACTTGGACTAAGGGACACAGTGATGTTCCTCTAGGGAAGTGCAGAAGGCAGTCCTGGTGGGAGTTGTGGGGAGACACGGAGTTTCCAGGAACAAATGAAGATCCAAGTAGACACTACAAGGATATATATGTGATACAGGTGGGCACAGCAGGAGCACACATAATACAGGTGGGAGGGTCCCACCAGTTCCAGTCGGATACCACAGGGGGCACATATAATACAGGTGAAAGGATCACACCAGCCTTGCCGGGGGAaggggtgttggggggggggcacacaaTACAAGTGAAAGGTAACACTAGCCTTACTTGTGGGTACCACACGGTGCACACATAATACAGGCGGGAGGGTCACACTAGCCTTACACGTAGGCACACAATATAGATGGGAACATGAAGATGGGCACTTCGGGGGACATGCGCGGGCCCTTTAAACGGGCACTGCCCAGTACAGGTCTGTCTCTACAGGCGGGCACCGAGATGACACACACGGACCCCAGAGGGGGTGGGCACCCTCGGACTTGCCTTAGCAAGAGTTGCCACGGAAGCTGAGGATCCCGGCTACAACTAGCCAGGTGGGCGTGCGGATACTAGATACGGAACCTCCGCCCACTCCAGACCCCACAATCCCGACTTCACTCACCTGGTACCGGGATGCAGCCACAGCCTTCTCtcgggagggtggggaggaaggggggggaggaagcGCTGCTCCCTAAAAGCGAGCTCGAAGCCACGCACAGCTCTCTGGGGCTAGTAGTTTCCGCGTCCCCAGGCTTCATACCACGGTCGCCGCCGATGGACCGCAACTCCCAGATTTCCGGAGGGCCATGGGGGCGGGGCCACAGAACCGCTCGATCTATGTCAGGCCCATACGTCCGCAGGATCCTTCCTTTTATTGGCTGCTCTGCCTCGTATGAGGATGGGGCCCTGGGACGATTGGCCAATAGGCGCGACTCACATCGGGAAGCCAGAAAGCCGGAGGCTGGACTTAGGCAGGTGGATGAATTAATTTTGGGATGAAGTAATAACCGCCTAAGAGGTTTTAGAGGGTGTGTGAGGTAGCCAAGAGGGTACTCAGTACGTTGTCTAGAAAGCTGTGGCTATCTGTGCCCCAGCATAgttttgtgactcagtttcctccttgtaCCCAAAGTCAGCATCCCCCCTCAAACACGTCttcacatacacatgtgcaccTTCCACCATCTCTCTAACTCCTACTATCCAACCTCCCGCCCTACTCCCAACTCTTGAAGTCCTACAAAATACCTCCTTATAGGCTCCTTCGTGTTTCTTAAGCTCTAAGAGATGCATCTGCGATTGCCTCATCCCACTGTCTTTTCTAGCAACCCTTAGGACCAGACCCGTAGTTGGAAAGTACCTCAAGAGGCTATTGAACCCAATCCCTAAGAGGCAGAATCTGCAAATTCCCTAAAACAGTGATCCAGAATGTTGAAGGAGAGTCACTGTCTTGATTTTGAACTGCTCTAATTAAGGacgtttgttttttgttttttgttttttttccagcaaaTCAAGCTTAAATCTGATTGCATTTTCCTCTCTCTGACTAGCAGAATAAGCTTAACCCCCTTTCCAGTTGACAACCCTTCAAGACTTAAATCAGCTATTAGGTTCTCTTTAAacctcttctctaggctaaaagtTGCCAGTTTGCAGAACCTGGATattggaaaggatctcaaaggCCCTATTCCAGATTGAAACAAGATTAAACATACCTGGAGGGATCGATATCcagactttgcttgaagacctttggTGAGAGGGAACCCACCAACAATGAAGGCAGTCTATTTCATTGTTGGATAACTCTAGTTATGAAGAAATGCGCCATTACACTGAGCCTAAATCCATCTGTCTGGATCTTCCCCCTACTGTTCCTAGTTCTCCCCTCTATGGTCAGGAAGAATAAGTCTAATACTTCTAATATGACAGCCcttcatcagtcaatcaattaataaacatttattaagcacctgcttttttgtttatttgtttttttggtgaggcaattggggttaagtgacttgcccagggtcacacagctagtaagtgtcaagtgtctgaggctggatttgaactcaggtcctcctgaatccagggccggtgctctatccattgcaccacccaacTTCCCGTAAGCACCTTCCttgtactaagcactgtgctaaaccctaggGATACCAAGAGAAAAATAGATAATCTCTACTCTCTTTGAGAGTAGAGAGTGGCCAGTCTTTAGTAAGAATGAtctccttggggcagctgggggccgcagtggataaagcaccagccctggattcaggaggacccaagttcaaatgtggcctcagacacttgacactcactagctgtgtgaccttggacacgtcacttaaccctcattgccctgcaaaaaaaaaaaaaaaaagatctccttTACTATTCTCACTGACTTCATCTGTGTGCTCTGAAATCCTTCCATTGTGGCAAGCCAGAAATCCTATTCTGAGTCTGATTCTTTCTAATAGGAGCTATCTGCAGGGCGGAAGTAATGGGAACCTTAGGGGGAAATTACCACTCCCTTTGAGAGTCTGTGCtagaaaacaagaagaaagctagGCATAGCTTGGCATATACTCTTGTTATTGGAAAAGCAGATGTCAAAGGTCCAAAAGGAAGGCTGGCTAGTGTGAGATATAGTAACAACCTGTTAAAGTACTGGCCTCTTCTCAGTTAGGGAAAAGCAACTCCATATaagtgagtgggatgggaaggacacctactgacccctgtaatagagactcgaggagaaaggaggccaaagcattgattttatttctttcaaaagaaaggtgcaccacactcactgggacaaccaggaggtgtgacacaccaggattaggaaaccaagcagtttttatactctttacagacatctaatttgagcaaaattgggtaattgggttcagcaataaatcctttgtaaaattttctgtttctgcaacaatgtatcatgtctacataatgtctcagtgcagactctatgaagcaatttttaagttgatatgcctatatttagaaagggggatagtagctcccattattgcctctctctagagaaaaacagagagagagaaatagggggctctaaggggttttaagactttgagatcagatcactaggccgaagaggggggcactttccatctcagtggagggtcatatccctatgtccctctcataAGGAAAAGCAAGATAATACTATATAGTAAACTAGGTCAACtccagaattttagaaaagtaacTTTTTCAGGGCAAGAGGGAGAACTGAtaaaaaccagtttgagctgactcTTGCCAGTGCtctagtaaaagtaggtaaaagttcaaTCCTAGTCACTACTGCATTTGCTTAACaaacttattaatattaatattaacttctcccATGGAAAATACAGCGGGACCTGAGGAGGAATTCagatatcccaccccagcagggaatcaggaagaaatcttgagcagtgggaggcccaggtaggggaggggtgcaggcttgtcaaagctaaaaaccaccacagcattCTGCTGggtggttaactagcaagttggcttgaggttaccttctgaccagagaacaggccaggtgagaggaaaacctgccctccctcaaactgaaacacctgtgaccctctaaagcttgggacagcatagcttggaagtagggccccactgtaagagagagctaaaagtcaagtaaaaaaaaaacggcaaaatgagcaagcaaagaaagtggagaataatagaaagtttctttagcaacaagaaagactgagatgcaccctcagaagaggatcgCAACCTCAGtgtccctacatccaaagcttccaagaaaaatatgaattggtcctcaggccatggaagcgttcaaaagggactttgaagaaagtaggagagatagaaggaagatttagagaggtggaggaaagaatggaaagagaaatgaaagcagtaCAGGaaagctatgagaaaaaagtcaacagcttgaaaagccaaatggaaaaagagataaaaaagctgtctgatgaaaattattgcctaagaactaggactgaacaaatggaagctagtgactttatgagaaaccaagacacagtaaggcattcaaacaatgtggccaacCCATTGGAGTTgcgctctctgcagtagagtttgaatgcttggcagtttagtttgagagaagacctcagtgtctggtatgtTATCCTGTCAGGTGATGTtgagaatcttcctaagacaattcaaatggaagcaattcagtttcctggcatacTGTCCggatttcacaggcatacaacaatgagggcAGCgtaacagctctgtagacctccagtttggtagtcagtttaatgtctctttttctccacactttcctttggagcattgctgagctagctttggcaatgtgtgcatcaaccttaTCATCAATGTGTACATCTCTGGAAATCATACTGCCAAGggaagtgaacttatccacagcattcaaaacttctccatttgctgcagctgatggttccacatatggatggtgtggtgctggctgatggagcacctgtgttttccTGATCTTAATTCTtaagccaaaattagcacaagcaacaGAGAATCAATCCTGACTTTGTTgaatctcagcttcagaggctgcattaagGACACAATCATCTTGCAAACAAAAAATCGTGCCATAACATTCCATCCACTTtcagtcttggcttgtagccttttcaagttaaagaaTTTGCCATCTTTGTAGTATCTGACCTTGATGCCGTGTTCATCTTCATTGAAGGCATTTGACAACATGAATGAAAATATCATACTAAAAAGTATGgaagcaagcacacagccttgtttcactccactggtgactgggaaagtgtgagAGCATTATCCATCATCCAGAACTCTTTgtaagcatgccatcatgaaattgacatacaatactgatgaacttctctgggaaaccaaattttgacataattttccataagccctcatTACTGATGGTATCAAAGACCTTGGTCAGGTCTACAAATGTTGTGTACAAGCCTCTTTTCTGCCCCTGGTATTTCTCCTgaagttgtcaggcagcaaacatcATATTGACCaatcctcagccctttctgaagccacactggctctcaggtagatgactaTCTTCTAGGTGAAGGAGCAGCCTATCAATGAAGACTCTGGAAAGAATCTTGCCAGCCtggctgtaccagatctaaaactatattataaagcagcaaccatcgaaactatttggtactggctaagaaatagagaggtggatcagtggaataggttaggcacacaaaagacagtagtaaatgaatatagcaatctcctgtttgataaacccaaagacttcaggctccaagataagaactcactatttgacaaaaactgctgggaaaactggaaaatagtatgtcagaaactaggcatagaccaacatcttataccatacaccaaagtaaaatcaaaatgggtacatgatctagacataaagggtgataccataggcaaattagaaaaggaagaaatagtttagttgtcagatctatggagaggagaagaatttatgaccaaagatgagatagagaacattatgaaatgcagagtggatcattttgactacattaaattaaaaaggttttacacaaacaaaacaaatgcaagcaagattagaaggacagcagaaagctgggaaactatttttacagccaatgtttctgataaaggcctaattacTCAAACAtatggagaactgaatcaaatttttaatataagtcattctccaatggataaatggtcaaaagatatgaacagttatcagatgaagaaattaaagctatctactaccatgtgaaaaaatgttctcaatcactactgattagagaaatgcaaattaaaattactctgaggtaccacctcacacctatccaattggctaatatgacaaaaaaaggaaaattataaatgttagagaagatgtgggaaaattaaaacattaatgcatttttggtggagttgtgaactgatccaaccgtttTAAAGAataacttggaactatgcccaaaagtctttaaaaactgttcataccctttgacccagcaataccactaatatcccaaagagatcataaaaagggaaaagaacccatatgtacaaaattattt is part of the Dromiciops gliroides isolate mDroGli1 chromosome 4, mDroGli1.pri, whole genome shotgun sequence genome and encodes:
- the FDPS gene encoding LOW QUALITY PROTEIN: farnesyl pyrophosphate synthase (The sequence of the model RefSeq protein was modified relative to this genomic sequence to represent the inferred CDS: deleted 1 base in 1 codon), whose product is MPPARWLRSAGALLLPAPRWVPWERQLGSPWQPSLENGGPALGAQHSARHWCQSRREEPRMNGDQKSVFAQEKQNFVQHFSQIVKILTEDGIEHPEVGDVMARLKEILEYNAIGGKYNRGLSVLMVFRELVEPRKQDADSLQRALAVGWCVGAGKIQRLQAFFLVTDDIMDASLTRRGQPCWYKKPDIGLDAINDAMLLEACVYRLLKHYCRGQPYYLNLIELFLQSTYQSPRLAKPLILSTAPQSKVDLTKFTEQRYKTIVKYKTSFYSFYLPFAAAMFMAGIDGEKEHASAKSILLEMGEFFQIQDDYLDLFGDPSVTGKIGTDIQDNKCSWLVVKCLQLASSEQRKMLEENYGQNDPEKVAKVKELYEKLELPALFTKFEEESYSRLMGLIEKHSSPLPPSIFLEMAKKIYKRQK